Proteins co-encoded in one Stomoxys calcitrans chromosome 5, idStoCalc2.1, whole genome shotgun sequence genomic window:
- the LOC106086665 gene encoding RNA-binding protein 28: MELKESQTPIEGENESKPAKRRNPFKVQKDKEERDRRQKKRARLIVRNMSYKAKEEDIRKHFEQWGKLEEVNIPKRPDGKLVGCAFVQYETINQATKAILKGNGKELLGRAMFIDWALGKDEYVAKKQQNVKDEPVEKKPKVEIKDEDDMDMGNNMIKAGEGIKDSVEEENQSSVDDGDQNQDSEDNDGNSSASDDEEIEDSENEESEDDNGNENDDDDKKDIKSIDISKVKKEKHFSNDVQEGCTIFIKNVPFDAEDNDLRKLCRKYGPVYYSIINREPISGHSKGTAFVKFKSKESADMCLQSASEFVLMDQVLEPFPALSREEIRQQNLEKNKQNDGKDSRNLYLAREGLIMANSKAAEGVSASDMNKRHKLEQIKTQVLKNLNRFVSRNRLSIHNLPLNYDNDNLKDMIITYTGFRPHECRVMRENKVTPEHPKGKSKGFGFMSFNTHLEALTALRKLNNNPKIFGTQHRPIVAFSIEDRAVHKVKEKRKERSKINNPTFKEKLEKRKILKEQKKAGNFPPKNLFRGPQTDDKEKLKKHIKKLEESRAKKNNTNNNTKYQSGAVSGDYVGTEAKQGTVLRMRSLKKIKEQSQDHLQRVKQDKKKKKQQKIKQTHLAERKAEIRPKQGKKMERDDLAPLVNKYKKMLDKQANQGGTGPENPSKKSKRTKWYTE; the protein is encoded by the exons ATGGAGTTGAAAGAAAGCCAAACACCCATTGAGGGAGAAAATGAAAGTAAGCCAGCTAAGCGTAGGAATCCTTTTAAAGTTCAAAAGGATAAAGAAGAAAGGGATCGACGTCAAAAAAAGCGAGCCCGACTTATTGTACGCAACATGAGTTATAAGGCAAAGGAAGAGGATATACGAAAACATTTTGAACAGTGGGGTAAATTGGAAGAAGTGAATATACCCAAACGTCCGGATGGAAAGCTGGTCGGTTGTGCCTTCGTGCAATACGAAACCATTAATCAAGCAACTAAAGCCATtctaaaaggaaatggaaaggaaTTACTGGGTCGTGCTATGTTCATTGATTGGGCATTAGGCAAGGATGAATATgttgcaaagaaacaacaaaatgttAAGGATGAGCCTGTTGAAAAGAAACCAAAAGTTGAAATCAAAGACGAAGATGACATGGATATGGGAAATAACATGATCAAAGCTGGAGAAGGCATAAAGGACAGTGTTGAAGAAGAG aATCAATCTAGCGTTGATGATGGTGACCAGAATCAGGATAGCGAAGATAACGATGGAAATAGCTCTGCCAGCGACGATGAAGAAATCGAGGATAGCGAAAATGAGGAGAGTGAAGATGATAATGGAAAtgaaaatgatgatgatgacaagaAAGATATAAAATCCATCGATATCAGTAAAGTAAAAAAGGAGAAACATTTTTCGAACGATGTTCAGGAAGGTTgtacaattttcatcaaaaatgtgcCATTCGATGCGGAAGACAATGATCTACGTAAACTTTGCCGCAAATACGGCCCAGTTTATTATTCCATCATAAACAGAGAGCCCATATCGGGCCATTCTAAAGGTACAGCGTTtgttaaatttaaatcaaaagaATCCGCCGATATGTGCTTACAATCTGCATCAGAATTTGTTTTAATGGATCAAGTGCTAGAGCCGTTCCCAGCGCTAAGTCGAGAAGAGATACGGCAGCAGAATTTAGAAAAGAACAAGCAAAATGATGGCAAAGATTCGAGAAACCTTTATCTGGCAAGAGAAGGCTTGATCATGGCCAATTCTAAAGCAGCAGAAGGTGTCTCTGCATCCGATATGAATAAAAGACATAAGTTGGAACAGATAAAAACCCAAGTCTTGAAGAATTTAAACAG atTTGTGTCTCGTAACCGTTTATCCATACACAATTTACCTTTAAATTATGACAACGATAATCTAAAAGATATGATTATAACCTATACTGGGTTTCGGCCTCACGAATGCAGAGTAATGAGAGAGAATAAAGTTACACCAGAACATCCCAAAGGAAAATCAAAAGGCTTCGGTTTTATGTCATTCAATACACATTTGGAGGCTCTAACAGCCTTAAGAAAGCTAAATAATAATCCTAAAATTTTTGGAACTCAGCAT cGCCCAATTGTTGCCTTTAGTATAGAAGACCGTGCCGTACACAAAGTTAAAGAGAAGCGTAAAGAACGCTCAAAAATAAACAATCCTACATTCaaggaaaaattggaaaaacgtAAGATTTTAAAGGAACAAAAGAAGGCCGGTAATTTCCCTCCTAAAAATTTATTCAGGGGACCGCAAACTGATGACAAGGAAAAACTTAAAAAGcacataaaaaaattggaagagTCAAGGGCAAAGAAAAATAACACTAACAACAATACAAAATATCAATCGGGTGCGGTTAGCGGTGATTATGTTGGCACAGAAGCAAAACAAGGCACAGTTTTGCGAATGCGTTccctaaagaaaataaaagaacaaTCTCAAGACCATTTGCAACGTGTTAAacaggataaaaaaaagaaaaaacaacagaaaatcaAGCAGACCCACTTGGCCGAACGCAAAGCTGAAATTCGCCCCAAGCAGGGCAAGAAAATGGAAAGGGATGATTTGGCTCCACTtgttaataaatataaaaaaatgttagaTAAACAAGCTAATCAAGGAGGAACGGGCCCAGAAAATCCATccaaaaagtcgaaacgcacaAAGTGGTATACGGAATAA
- the LOC106086688 gene encoding UPF0545 protein C22orf39 homolog yields the protein MTEKDQNSNESNNTAILKDAWAIRPCSVYKDEYDDCTSFKARFHQYFIHGEDTDCTQWNIDYKNCVRYQDSNGNDVQAGAAVIRSEEERRLKRFQGHYGNTVWEKRKAPPEDWAKPLPEWLEKKNENSYLQLKQMEMDGRAVPEDTKSYCMIM from the exons atgactgaaaaagaccaaaattcgaATGAATCGAATAACACAGCGATATTAAAAGATGCATGGGCG atACGACCATGCTCTGTCTATAAAGATGAATATGACGATTGTACAAGCTTTAAAGCTCGCTTTCATCAGTATTTCATACATGGAGAGGATACCGATTGTACACAATGGAACATAGACTATAAGAACTGTGTTCGGTATCAGGACTCTAACGGTAACGATGTACAGGCCGGCGCGGCCGTCATACGAAGCGAAGAAGAAAGGCGGCTGAAACGTTTTCAAGGCCACTACGGCAATACTGTTTGGGAGAAGAGAAAGGCTCCACCTGAAGATTGGGCAAAACCTCTGCCAGAATGGTTGGAAAAGAAAAATGAGAATTCTTATTTGCAACTCAAACAAATGGAAATGGATGGTCGCGCAGTACCTGAAGATACTAAGTCATATTGTATGATAATGTAG
- the LOC106086689 gene encoding coenzyme Q-binding protein COQ10, mitochondrial, with amino-acid sequence MLKTAVASRSLQFGQKISSRGYVQQRQSRLFNIGNIINRNRGYEKKELLGYSMQEMFSVVSDVKNYQHFVPYVKKSHVHTERSNGFKADLIVGFPPLHEVYTSNVTLQSPTLVTSECTDGRLFDYLLNEWRFSPGLKDIPQSCVLDFKVTFQFKSLLHSNIANLFFDLICDQMEQAFVTEVRKRYGDASIKSHILSSKRS; translated from the exons ATGTTGAAAACAGCAGTTGCCTCCAGGTCACTCCaatttggtcaaaaaat TTCATCAAGAGGTTATGTTCAACAGCGTCAAAGCAGACTGTTCAACATTGGCAATATCATCAACAGAAATCGTGGATATGAAAAAAAGGAATTATTGGG CTACTCAATGCAGGAAATGTTCTCTGTTGTATCGGATGTGAAAAATTATCAACATTTTGTACCATACGTCAAAAAATCACATGTACACACGGAGCGGAGCAATGGCTTTAAAGCCGATCTCATTGTTGGATTTCCCCCTCTTCACGAAGTTTACACATCAAATGTAACGCTACAATCACCCACACTGGTGACATCTGAATGCACCGATGGTCGACTTTTTGATTACCTTCTTAACGAATGGCGTTTTAGTCCTGGCCTGAAGGATATACCGCAGTCTTGTGTGTTAGATTTCAAAGTGACTTTTCAATTTAAATCTTTATTACACAGTAACATTGCAAACCTGTTCTTCGATTTGATATGTGACCAAATGGAACAAGCTTTTGTGACAGAAGTGAGAAAACGTTACGGCGATGCTTCTATTAAATCCCATATTTTGTCATCGAAACGTTCATGA
- the LOC106086693 gene encoding uncharacterized protein LOC106086693, which produces MAPQQKVEFVILKLTFLPYVHPQYPRISLTHKRHSPSSSMTQVRDWFDRIMSREKSKISPHLSVRYCEWNITSGNANLFTVNGYRFDKILLVLGEEVIHWIFYQNMPLHRRIEGCGHLSVNYCGCCLNTQYMKIMDTVKSCVMQRGHN; this is translated from the exons ATGGCGCCACAGCAAAAAGTTGAATttgttatattaaaattaacATTTCTGCCATATGT TCATCCTCAATATCCACGCATATCATTAACCCACAAAAGACATTCACCAAGTAGTTCAATGACTCAGGTTCGCGATTGG TTCGATCGAATAATGTCCAGAGAAAAGTCGAAGATCTCCCCTCATCTTAGTGTGCGGTATTGCGAGTGGAACATTACCTCAGGCAATGCTAATCTGTTCACCGTCAACGGTTATCGTTTTGATAAAATTCTCCTAGTTTTAGGTGAAGAAGTTATTCACTGGatcttttatcaaaatatgccATTGCATCGAAGAATAGAGGGTTGTGGTCATCTATCCGTTAATTATTGTGGCTGCTGTCTGAACACCCAATATATGAAAATAATGGACACTGTCAAGAGTTGTGTAATGCAAAGAGGTCACAATTAG
- the LOC106086692 gene encoding NADH dehydrogenase [ubiquinone] 1 alpha subcomplex subunit 8 — MVVTNNVTLPSDEELTVPELNLSTAALRAGAFHLGKACEFQNNEFMLCRQELDDPRACLNEGKSVTGCAMDFFRKVKKSCHEEFMQYATCLDKSSGTMSFSHCRKTQGVFDKCMKDNFDIDRPEYGYFTRAKIHATNRPAPPKPEKKVYADATPGLPDDYPKPPAKYGARFHWLE, encoded by the exons ATGGTGGTCACCAACAATGTAACGCTGCCTTCCGATGAGGAGTTGACCGTTCCAGAACTGAACTTGTCAACTGCAGCTTTACGTGCCGGAGCCTTTCATTTGGGCAAAGCTTGCGAATTTCAGAACAAT GAATTCATGTTGTGTCGTCAGGAACTAGACGATCCCAGGGCATGCTTGAACGAGGGAAAATCTGTTACCGGTTGCGCCATGGATTTCTTCCGCAAGGTCAAGAAGAGTTGTCATGAAGAATTCATGCAATACGCCACTTGTTTGGACAAATCAAGTGGTACTATGTCGTTTAGCCA CTGCCGGAAGACACAAGGTGTCTTTGACAAATGTATGAAAGATAATTTCGATATTGATCGTCCAGAATATGGATACTTTACTAGAGCTAAG ATCCATGCTACCAATCGCCCAGCTCCTCCCAAGCCTGAAAAGAAGGTATACGCCGATGCCACTCCTGGATTGCCCGATGACTATCCAAAACCACCTGCCAAATATGGTGCTCGTTTCCATTGGCTAGAATAA
- the LOC106086687 gene encoding uncharacterized aarF domain-containing protein kinase 5, whose translation MIRNGLLWHSLCKELARVRLPQQQTCRAINTTRAQKKFPLVSVGFGCGLGGFFLYDGVVNDFTYSGAALRFLRSLKTASLISYDYFLLDDYDPEYENKIKIVHQRSADRLLETCLKNGGLYIKVGQGFAAINHILPKEYTSTLSKLQDKCLPTKREDVEKVFQKDFGELPESLYEEFDYKPVAAASIAQVFKAKLKTGQQVAVKVQYSDLQNRFVSDLGTIIFLHDIVEFFFKSYNFGWILRDVKNNLVQELNFIKEGQNVERCARDLRLLKFVHIPKVYWTHTKRRVITLEWIDGIKIGDLDTLEKKSLNVKDVDRKLFQMFSEQIFNTGFVHADPHASNIFVRKNSKSGKAELVLLDHGLYEELPSNVRKPLCEFWEATVLRDEAAMKKSAQKLGIKDHMKFAEVLFQQPIRIHGGKIKTKLNEDDINYMQEIAQKNFEMIMSTLKEMPRNMLFVVRNLNTVRAIGRMHGDVVDRPKVMAHYAQKCIYKNYSTVKGYIKWAYRRLYFEYSLWSFSFRRTCLSLYFNLLYKLGRAPASAKTILKDMEHHNVD comes from the exons ATGATAAGAAAT GGATTATTGTGGCACTCGCTTTGCAAGGAATTGGCAAGGGTAAGGCTTCCTCAACAACAAACTTGCCGTGCGATCAACACCACACGtgctcagaaaaaatttcccctTGTTTCTGTTGGATTTGGCTGTGGCCTTGGAGGTTTCTTTTTATATGATGGAGTTGTTAATGATTTCACTTACTCTGGCGCAGCTTTACGTTTTCTTCGTTCTCTAAAAACAGCTTCACTTATATCCTACGATTATTTTTTGTTGGACGATTATGATCCCGAGTATGAAAATAAGATTAAGATAGTACATCAAaggtcggctgatcgcttgttGGAAACATGTTTGAAGAATGGTGGTCTTTACATCAAGGTCGGGCAGGGATTCGCTGCAATTAACCATATCCTGCCAAAGGAGTACACAAGCACTTTATCAAAACTTCAGGATAAGTGTCTGCCCACTAAAAGGGAAGATGTTGAAAAAGTTTTCCAAAAGGACTTTGGGGAACTTCCTGAGTCCTTATACGAAGAATTTGACTATAAACCTGTAGCGGCAGCTAGTATAGCTCAGGTGTTTAAAGCCAAGCTTAAAACGGGCCAACAAGTTGCTGTTAAG GTACAATATAGTGATTTGCAAAATCGTTTTGTCAGCGACTTGGGTACCATAATCTTTTTGCATGACATTGTAGAATtcttttttaaaagctataatTTTGGATGGATCTTAAGGgatgttaaaaataatttagtgcaagaattaaatttcattaaagaggGCCAAAATGTAGAAAGGTGTGCCCGAGACTTAAGATTATTAAAGTTTGTTCATATACCAAAAGTTTACTGGACACATACAAAAAGG CGGGTTATAACTTTAGAATGGATAGATGGCATTAAAATCGGCGATCTTGACACCCTGGAGAAGAAAAGTTTAAATGTAAAAGATGTGGACAGAAAACTCTTTCAAATGTTTTCGGAACAAATATTTAACACGGGTTTCGTACACGCTGATCCACATGCTAGCAATA TTTTCGTGCGCAAGAATTCCAAAAGTGGAAAGGCCGAACTTGTTCTTTTGGATCATGGTCTTTATGAAGAACTGCCATCTAACGTACGTAAACCGCTATGCGAGTTTTGGGAAGCAACTGTATTAAGAGATGAAGCTGCTATGAAAAAATCTGCTCAAAAGTTGGGCATTAAGGACCATATGAAATTTGCTGAAGTATTATTCCAGCAGCCGATACGAATTCATGGCggtaaaataaaaactaaacttAACGAGGATGACATAAACTACATGCAGGAGATTGCCCAAAAGAATTTCGAAATGATAATGTCCACGTTAAAGGAGATGCCTCGAAATATGTTGTTTGTTGTACGGAACTTGAATACGGTACGAGCTATAGGTCGAATGCATGGCGATGTGGTGGACAGACCCAAAGTAATGGCACACTATGCCCAGAAATGTATTTACAAAAACTATAGCACAGTTAAAGGCTACATCAAGTGGGCATACAGACGTTTGTACTTTGAGTATTCCTTGTG GTCATTTTCCTTCAGGCGCACATGTCTTTCTTTATATTTCAACCTATTATATAAATTAGGAAGGGCTCCTGCCTCTGCAAAAACTATTCTAAAGGATATGGAACATCATAATGTAGACTAA